In the genome of Siniperca chuatsi isolate FFG_IHB_CAS linkage group LG17, ASM2008510v1, whole genome shotgun sequence, one region contains:
- the LOC122864549 gene encoding zinc finger protein 391-like → MCAVQLLRVSVQERISAAAEDFLLRVEKGREAAEIPALRALLTERLAAAAEEIVGLFEETVAEYEDRAERSEREIRRQRRLLDAVLKPEVRLHRADVQQLSLRKEEVPPEQQDWSPSLDQDPEPPHIKEEQEEVWTSQEGEQLRGLEDADITEFPFPVKSEEDEEKPQSSQLHQRQTEQMETGADGEDCGGPGPARNSDPDTHLQPLSDDNSPDSTETDESDCDWTQTNARSGIEGQKNSEAPESDIGSSAKERPFPCSYCGKRFSLKGNLNRHIRDHTGERPFPCTGCDKSFKDSGSLTAHMRCHTGEQPYSCLFCGKNFSGRGNMTRHMRIHTGEKPFTCSVCSKSFHVKEHLNRHMKYHTGEKPFSCTVCGKGCAQKTDLKKHMRVHTGEKPFSCPFCGKCCAEKGDLTKHMRVHTGEKPFSCNICGKSCAQKGSLKIHMRVHTGEKPFSCSVCGKRFTVTGHLKRHMKLHAADSQAAESADTCSAKEQQEVDTVEPLNTS, encoded by the exons ATGTGCGCCGTGCAGCTGCTGCGGGTGTCGGTACAGGAGCGGATCAGCGCCGCCGCGGAAGACTTTCTGCTGCGGGTGGAAAAAGGACGAGAAGCGGCTGAAATCCCGGCGCTGAGAGCGCTGCTCACCGAGCGGCTCGCGGCGGCTGCGGAGGAGATCGTCGGGCTGTTTGAGGAAACGGTGGCGGAGTACGAAGACAGAGCCGAGCGGTCAGAGCGGGAGATCCGCCGCCAGAGGAGGCTGCTCGATGCCGTGCTGAAGCCCGAAGTCAGGCTGCACAGAGCAG ACGTCCAGCAGCTGTCGCTGAGGAAAGAAGAGGTTCCCCctgagcagcaggactggagccccagtctggaccaggacccagagcccccacacattaaagaggagcaggaggaggtctggaccagtcaggagggagagcagcttcgaGGGCTGGAGGACGCCGATATCACAGAGTTCCCATtccctgtgaagagtgaagaagatgaagagaaacctcagtcctcacagcttcatcaaagacaaactgaacagatggaaacaggagctgatggagaggactgtggaggaccaggaccagccaggaactctgatccagatacacatttacaaccaCTTAGTGATGATAATTCTCCAGACTCCACTGAAACTGATGAGAGTGATTGTGATTGGACACAAACAAATGCCCGGTCAGGTATAGAGGGTCAGAAAAACAGCGAAGCCCCTGAAAGTGATATTGGATCTTCAGCGAAGGAGCGACCCTTTCCTTGTTCGTATTGTGGTAAAAGATTTAGCCTTAAGGGGAATCTGAATAGACACATAAGAGACCACACTGGCGAGAGACCGTTTCCTTGCACGGGTTGTGATAAATCATTTAAAGACAGTGGATCGTTAACAGCACACATGAGGTGTCACACCGGAGAGCAGCCGTACAGCTGCTTATTCTGTGGGAAGAATTTCAGTGGGAGGGGAAACATGACCagacacatgagaatccacacggGAGAGAAGCCGTTCACCTGCTCGGTGTGCAGTAAAAGTTTTCACGTGAAAGAACACCTCAACAGACACATGAAGTACCACACGGGGGAAAAACCGTTTAGTTGCACTGTCTGCGGTAAAGGTTGCGCTCAGAAGACGGACCTGAAGAAACACATGAGGGTCCACACGGGAGAGAAACCGTTCAGTTGTCCGTTCTGCGGAAAGTGCTGTGCTGAAAAAGGAGACTTGACCAAACACATGAGAGTCCACACGGGAGAGAAACCGTTCAGTTGCAATATCTGCGGTAAAAGTTGTGCCCAAAAGGGGAGCCTGAAGATTCACATGAGAGTCCACACCGGAGAGAAACCGTTCAGCTGCTCAGTCTGCGGCAAACGTTTCACTGTTACAGGACATCTAAAGAGACACATGAAGCTGCACGCAGCAGACAGCCAAGCGGCTGAGTCGGCAGATACATGTTCAGCCAAAGAACAACAGGAAGTTGACACTGTTGAACCGTTGAACACGTCATGA
- the LOC122864534 gene encoding gastrula zinc finger protein XlCGF57.1-like, whose protein sequence is MSKKRSKSSETRNLRAVIDEQLAAAAEEILWLLKERGQAAVEELKELVTERVAAAVEHIFSVFEAARAAERGPEEPGESLRAEPGAEPAADRRELCLSVGVQSVSDEKHLKQNVSVDGRLKEPLPGTSSGPEDVSEPDRRPASPDDPAGEEEEDENGEEATPHCCRVCGKSFDRKGFLMKHVEKHLKEAESLCGLCGERLESSAGLRLHLQTHRDSSRTCDVCGKKFPSIRAQETHLRLHTGEKPFSCHVCGKGFNQKGNMVTHMRIHTAEKPFRCTVCHKEFSHTGSLERHMKAHDGQTPFSCKVCGKSFSKSAELRRHVRSHEPDNAAPVVRSRRRKPSLTPSHCCKVCGNAFHNKGNFVRHAETHLNDPACRCGVCGEQSESSESLQLHIQSHRETSRICDICGISFRDMEIHMRTHTGQKPFRCKDCGKDFPRKGSLERHMKLHAGERPYICEFCGKTFIENTVLKRHIKSHTGGKPRIYSCDVCGKKFTMSQHLDVHKRIHTGEKPYTCRVCGKNFRQIGNLDSHMRIHTGEKPFICSLCGKRFRQKISLETHERFHKKEKPFSCQLCSKGFVQKIDLKRHMLTHTGEKPYSCLVCGKRYQEKRSVDSHMKVHTGERATKDSAVTPNLKRQEGVHTDFIQL, encoded by the exons atgtccaaaaaacgGTCCAAAAGCAGCGAGACCCGGAACCTGCGGGCGGTGATCGACGAGCAGCTGGCGGCGGCCGCGGAGGAGATCCTCTGGCTGCTGAAGGAGCGCGGGCAGGCGGCCGTGGAGGAGCTGAAGGAGCTGGTGACGGAGCGGGTCGCCGCGGCCGTGGAACACATCTTCTCCGTGTTCGAAGCGGCCAGAGCGGCCGAGAGAGGACCGGAGGAGCCCGGGGAGAGTCTGAGAGCCGAACCTGGAGCCGAACCTGCAGCCGACAGGAGAG agtTGTGTCTGTCAGTCGGTGTCCAGAGTGTCTCTGATGAAAAACATCTGAAGCAGAACGTCTCCGTGGACGGCCGACTGAAGGAACCTCTGCCCGGCACTTCCTCCGGACCAGAGGACGTTTCTGAACCGGACCGCCGCCCGGCCTCTCCGGACGATCCGGCCggcgaggaggaagaggacgagaACGGTGAAGAGGCGACGCCTCACTGCTGCAGAGTGTGCGGGAAGTCCTTCGACAGGAAAGGCTTTTTGATGAAGCACGTGGAGAAACACTTGAAGGAGGCAGAGTCCCTGTGCGGTCTGTGCGGCGAGCGTTTGGAGTCCAGCGCCGGTCTGAGGCTGCACCTTCAAACGCACCGCGACAGCAGCCGGACCTGCGACGTCTGCGGCAAGAAGTTCCCCTCGATCCGAGCTCAGGAGACGCACCTGAGGCTGCACACCGGAGAGAAACCCTTCAGCTGTCACGTCTGCGGCAAAGGCTTCAACCAGAAGGGCAACATGGTGACGCACATGAGGATCCACACGGCGGAGAAGCCGTTCAGGTGCACCGTCTGCCACAAAGAGTTCAGCCACACCGGCTCTCTGGAGCGCCACATGAAAGCCCACGACGGACAGACGCCGTTCAGCTGCAAAGTCTGCGGGAAAAGCTTCAGCAAGAGCGCCGAGCTGAGGCGACACGTCCGGAGCCACGAGCCCGACAACGCTGCGCCTGTCGTCAGGAGCAGACGCAGGAAACCGAGTCTGACGCCTTCTCACTGCTGCAAGGTCTGCGGGAATGCCTTTCACAATAAAGGCAACTTTGTGCGGCACGCAGAGACTCATTTAAACGACCCTGCATGTCGCTGTGGTGTCTGTGGAGAGCAGTCGGAGTCCTCGGAGAGTCTGCAGCTTCACATCCAGAGCCACAGAGAAACCAGCAGGATCTGCGACATCTGCGGCATCAGCTTCAGGGACATGGAGATCCACATGAGGACCCACACAGGCCAGAAACCCTTCAGGTGCAAAGACTGCGGCAAGGACTTCCCCAGGAAAGGCTCACTGGAGAGACACATGAAGCTGCACGCCGGCGAGAGGCCGTACATCTGCGAGTTCTGTGGGAAGACTTTCATCGAAAACACGGTCCTGAAGAGACACATCAAGAGCCACACGGGAGGGAAGCCAAGGATTTACTCCTGCGACGTCTGCGGCAAGAAGTTCACCATGAGCCAGCATCTGGACGTGCACAAGAGGATCCACACCGGGGAGAAACCGTACACCTGCAGGGTCTGCGGGAAAAACTTCCGGCAGATCGGCAACCTGGACTCCCACATGAGGATCCACACGGGCGAGAAGCCGTTCATCTGCAGCCTCTGCGGGAAGAGGTTCCGCCAGAAGATCTCGCTGGAGACGCACGAGAGGTTCCACAAGAAGGAGAAACCGTTCAGCTGCCAGCTCTGCAGCAAAGGCTTCGTCCAGAAGATCGACCTGAAGAGACACATGCTGACGCACACCGGGGAGAAACCTTACAGCTGCCTGGTCTGCGGGAAGAGGTACCAGGAGAAACGCTCGGTGGACTCGCACATGAAGGTTCACACCGGAGAACGAGCCACGAAAGATTCAGCTGTGACCCCGAACCTGAAACGACAGGAAGGAGTTCACACTGACTTCATCCAGCTGTGA
- the LOC122864569 gene encoding zinc finger protein 771-like: protein MSRVQKLRLFVSQRLNAAVEEILGVFEETIVKYEQEAALCQEVISRQHALLCALHKPLMELPSADAFTQQLLVSNKEVPPEHQDQDQEEPEPPHVEEEQEAEQLQDLDEADIIQFTYNPRCAARPGEDVDLSSARTARAEPGAAGPDEDVQLLSSETEDSDDYSKDSTDPKPKRIRRPGGPLSCRVCGRTFKARSFLFRHVKAHLQDAEPVCGLCGERFEAAENLKLHVQTHRTTQRRKRELENQTRTRSRERRFHQPDANAKVHAGEKPHACNDCGKTFLQAWKKKRHRCPPGRKSRESLGGSRPAQKKKP, encoded by the exons ATGTCCCGGGTCCAGAAGCTCCGGCTCTTCGTCAGTCAGCGGCTCAACGCGGCGGTCGAAGAGATTTTGGGAGTTTTTGAAGAAACCATCGTTAAATACGAACAAGAGGCGGCTCTGTGTCAGGAGGTGATCTCCCGCCAGCACGCGCTGCTCTGCGCGCTCCACAAGCCGCTCATGGAGCTGCCGTCCGCAG ACGCCTTCACGCAGCAGCTGTTGGTGAGTAACAAAGAGGTCCCCCCTGAgcaccaggaccaggaccaggaggAGCCAGAGCCCCCACACGTTGAAGAGGAACAGGAGGCAGAGCAGCTTCAAGACCTGGACGAGGCCGACATCATCCAGTTCACCTATAATCCCAGGTGTGCAGCGAGGCCAGGTGAGGACGTGGACCTGTCATCTGCCAGGACTGCTCGGGCAGAACCAGGAGCCGCGGGACCAGATGAGGACGTCCAGCTGCTGTCGTCTGAGACGGAGGACAGCGACGACTACAGCAAAGACTCGACTGACCCTAAACCAAAGAGGATCCGTAGACCAGGAGGACCgctgagctgcagagtctgcGGCCGGACGTTCAAGGCCCGGAGCTTTTTATTCCGGCACGTCAAAGCTCACCTGCAGGACGCCGAGCCGGTCTGCGGTTTGTGCGGTGAACGGTTCGAAGCCGCGGAGAATCTGAAGCTTCACGTTCAGACTCACCGGACgactcagaggaggaagagggagctGGAGAACCAGACCAGGACCCGGAGCAGAGAGAGACGGTTTCACCAGCCCGACGCAAACGCCAAAGTCCACGCGGGAGAAAAACCACACGCCTGTAACGACTGCGGGAAGACGTTTCTACAGGCgtggaagaagaagaggcaCAGGTGCCCCCCCGGGAGGAAGAGCCGAGAGAGTCTGGGGGGAAGCAGACCCgcacagaagaagaagcctTAA